In the genome of Solidesulfovibrio fructosivorans JJ], the window ATCCGCAACGGGACGGTATGATCTGACAGCCCGAAAATGTGGAAACCGCATGCGACCCGCGAGGGTGACCGGCCGAGACAACGCCCTCGTTTCCGGAGTTTATAATCAGGCCGCCCCGTGTTATCCTGCACCGAATCAAATCCGGGCGGCCCCGTGAACACGACGCGATGCGGCTCGGAACCGACGACACAGCAAGGAGATCCCATGAACCCGTTGCGACTGCTGCCCATCGCGGCCTTGGCGATGTTGCCGATCCTGGCGGGCTGCGCGCCCAAATCGAGCGACGGCATGGATTTCGCCAAGGGCTTCGGCGTGGACGTCGGCTTCAAGGCGGTGGACATGTGCCAGAACGTGTCGCCCGAGATGCGCATCCACGGCGTCCCGCCCAAGACCAAAAAGCTCAATGTAAAGGTGCTGGATTTCGATTTCGGCACGGAAATCTTCAACCAGGACTTCGGGTTCCAGACCACCGACAGAGGCCTTTACATCAAGGGGGCCGAGGCCATGGTCCCCAAGGGGTCGCTTTACGGCCCAAGCGAGATGCCCTGCCCCAAGGAGACGCCGAAGAAGATGCAGGTCAAGGTGACGGCCCTGGACGCCCAGGACCGCGAACTGGCCAATGTCGCGGTGACCCGCGACGTCAAGCCAGCGCCCTAGTCGCGTCCGTCCTGAGGCGAGTACGGAAACCGCGAACCTTTCTTTCCTCCCAAATAAAAAGCGGCCCGGAGATATCGCTCCGGGCCGCTTTCTTTTGGCGGACACGCGCGTTGCGGCAGTCCCGGCAGCGTCCACTACTCCACGTAGCCCGGGGGCAGGGATTGCCAACCCTGGCCTTCCTTGCCCAGGGCATAGCCCATGTCGAAGGTCTTGCGCATGGCCGCCGGGTCGAAGGGCTCCTTGTTGGGGCTGTCGAAATCCTCGGGAATGACGATGTAATCGAGCGACATGCCGTCGCGCTTGGTCAGCAGGTAGCTGTAAGCCAGCGAACCTTTGGCCTGGGACTTGATCAGCGTGGAAATGGAGCGCAAGGCGATGGGGGCCAGACGCGGCCGCACGGATTCGCTGACCGGGCCGAGCTTGTTGTTGACGATGATGCAGACATGCTTGCGCAGCGCATTGTAGGCCGCCATGGCGTGGGCGTCCTCGGCTATTTCCTTGGGCAGCAGGTAGGCGTCGTAGACGATGAACTGCGAGATCACCCCGCCGTCCACGTGCATCTCGTCGAAGGTCTCGCCGTTTTTCTCCACCGGGATATAGACCGGCGGAAAAGCCACCGGGATGGAGGCCGAGGCGATCATGACCTTATGGATAAGCTCGAGCGCATTGGGGTTGCCCGAGGACGCGATGGCCCCGATGTCCCAGACCACGTTGCGCTGGGCGTCGAGATTGGTGGTGGCGATGAAAAGCCGTCGGCCCCGGGCATGCTCGCGAGCCAGCTCGGCCATCATCTCCGGCGTGACGTAGGTTTCGACCAACTTCTTGAGCGGCCCGGTATCGGCCACCGAATCGCCCCGGATGATGTCCCAGATGCTTTTGAGGAAGAAAATGTCCTTGGTCTGGACATTGGTATAGAGCTTGCGCAAAACCGGATCATATTTCTCGCCCAGGAAAGCGAACGGCGCGGACAGGGCACCGGTGGAAACGCCGGTCACCACGCGAAACTCGGGCCGGTCCCCCTTGTCCGTCCAACCGCACAGCACGCCCGCGCCAAACGCGCCGTCCGCGCCGCCGCCGGACAGGGCGAGCAGATACAAATCCTTTTCCGGGCCGAGGTGATTGGCCTTGCGCCAGGCGGCATATTGGCGCGCCCCCGTAATCAGACTTTTCTGCAGCATGGGCGAGAGCGCATCGCCCCAGTCCCGCACGTTGCGCATGCCCATGACGGACAGATTCGGGGCATTGGGGTCGATAAGCGGGTGACGCTTCCGGGCCGCACCGCAGCCGGCCAGGGAAACCATGCAAACAACGACCAAAAGCCAGCCAACGATGCGCTTGATCATGAACCCTCCGTTATGGGCCATCTCCTGTACATGAGAAGGTCCTCCGGAGCAACCGCGAAGATGCAAAAAACCATTGCGGTCCGTCATGGTGGCGCAACGGAATCGTTTCAGTACTGCCGCACACCGTAGCAGAGAGAATACAAGAGCGGGAACCGTTCTTATTGTTGCTCCCTTGGACGCATCTTTCCCACAGCGAAGGGCGCGCTACTTTTCCGCGATGATGGCCGCGGCTATTTCAGCGGCGTCGCGCACCAAGGACAGGCAAAGCGTCTGGAAGCGGCCTTCCCGCCGGGCGCGTTCGAGTCCTTCCGGGGTGGAAGGGTCAAGGCCGATGAGTTCGCGGCAGACCAGCGAGCCGTGGAGCCTGCGGAAACGGGCGTAAAATTCCTCGATACGGTCATAGGTCGCGGCCTTGGCCGCCGCGCCGTCCGGGCCGCCTCCCCCGCCGAAAAGCCCGAGCGCCAGCATGGCCCCGGACACGGCCCCGCAAGTCGCGCCCCGGTACATGCCCACGCCAAATCCCGTGGCCAGACGCGCGGCCGCGTCCGTATCCAGCCCATACGGCGCGCAGAGGGCCATGAGCACGGACTGGGAACAGTTGTAGCCACTGGAAAAATGCGCCACCGCCGTCTGCGTCGCCTCGGACATGGCCTTCCCTCCGGGTTCGCGGCCGGGAGAGGGCCGCCGATTCTGGGTAAAAAGGCATACCGGGCCGCAAGGCCCGAGGCAAGCGGCAGGGAGGCGTCCTCTGCCCTCTCCCCCAAAAAAGGAGAGGAAAAACGCCGGGACGAAAAGGGGTTAGGGCACGATGACGGTAATGTGGTCGGCTTCGTTGTTGCGCAGGGTCAAGGTGAAGTCGCGAAGACGCAGGGCCACGGGGTCCTTGAGCGGCGCGCGGCCGATGACCTCCACCACAGTACCGGGCACCAGGCCCATGTCCCGCAGTCGGCGGCCAAGCTCGCCCCCCGCGTCCACCCGGACAATGCGGGCCTTCTGGCCGACCCGCAGCCGGCGAAGGCCAATGGCGGACGTCGTTGCATCCGTGTCCATGCGCGCTCCCGAGAAAAAAACAGCGCCCGGAGAAGCCTCCCCGGGACGCCGGTCAATGCCTGTATTGCCCTCCCGACCAGCAAAAACGGCCGGGCCGTCCGCAACGTTCGAAAAAAGGGAAGAGCGCCTAGGCCGCCTGTACGCAGTCCTCGGCCAGCCGCCCCATGACCTTCTGGGCCAGACCGTGGCCGATGGAAAGGCAGGCGCCCCTGGCCCGCAGGCACACCGGCCCGCCACAACAAGCCGTCACCTCGACCACCGTGCCGGGCGTTATGCCCATGGCGAAAAGCCGTCCTCGGGCCTTGGGGCAATCGCAAATGGCTTCGACGCGCACGCGGCTGCCGGGGGGGAAATGGGCGAGGCAATGAAGCGGGGCCATGTAATGCTCCTTTCCTGGAGCATCATCTAGCCATATTGAGAATGATTGTCAAGCTCCCGATCAACCCAATTGAAGGCCCTACCCCTTGCCCGTGCGCTTCAGCGCATAGGTAAGCCCCAGGGAAACCAGGGCCAACAAGGCCGACAGGAGCCCGGCGCGGAAAAAATCGCCTGTAAAAACGGCGTTGTAGATTTCCAGAGAAACGGTGTTGGTGCGCCCGACGATATCGCCGCCCAAAAGCAGGCTCACGCCGACTTCGCCAAGCGCCCGCCCCGTGGCCAAAAAAAGCCCGGCCGCCACGCTCTTGCGGCAATGGGGCAGCACCACCCGAACAAAGGTGGTGACCGGTCCTTTGCCGAGCACGGAGGAAAGCTCGACCAAGCGCACCAGATCGCCCCGCACGGCGGCCTGCACCGGCCGCACCATCAGCGGTATGCCGGAAGTGATGGCGGCCAGGGCCAGTCCGGGAAAGCTGAAGATGATCTCCACGCCGAAAAAATGCTGCAGCGGCGCGCCGATGAAGCCCTTGCGGCCAAGCAGCAGCAGCATGAAAAAGCCCACGGCCATGGGCGGCAGCACAAGCGGCAGCGAGACCAGGAAGTCGAGCAGCGCGACGGCCCGGCTGTGCCCCCGGCCGAGCAGGTAGCCCAGGGGCACGCCGAGCACGAAGAACACCGGAATCGCCACGGCCATCACCCAAAGCGTCAGCCTGATGGGGAAAAGGACGCCCGGGTCGGACAGGGCCGCTACAATGGCTTCCGGAGTCAATCCCTACATCCCATGCTTTTTGGCGATGGCCTTGGCCGCGTCCGTGGCCAGAAAGGCGGAAAAGGACTTGGCTCCGTCCGGATTGGGCGAACCGGCCAGGGACTCGGCCACGATGACGATGGGCGCGTACAGCGACGGATCGACTTCCAGGTAACCGCCGATCTTGTCGCCGACGTTCATGATGTCGGTGCGGTTGACGAAACCGGCGTCCACTTCGCCGCTGACCACGTATGTAGTGACCTGGGGCACGGTGGCCACGACGAGCAGCTTGTCCTTGACCGCCTTTTCCAAGCCGGCCTTGGCCAGAAACTGGGTGGCGGCCCGGCCGTAGATGGCCTTTTTGGCGTCGGGCATGGCCACGCGCTTGACGTCGGGCTTGGCGATCTCCTTGGGGTCAGTGAAGGTCTTGCCCTTGGGCCAGGCCATGCACAGGATGCCGTGGCCGATCTCGGCCTCGCCGGAGAACTTCAGGCCGGATTTTTCCAGGAAGCCCTTCTCGCCGATGATGACGTCGATGACGCCGCCGGCCTTGGCCT includes:
- a CDS encoding FeoA family protein; translation: MDTDATTSAIGLRRLRVGQKARIVRVDAGGELGRRLRDMGLVPGTVVEVIGRAPLKDPVALRLRDFTLTLRNNEADHITVIVP
- a CDS encoding FeoA family protein, with the translated sequence MAPLHCLAHFPPGSRVRVEAICDCPKARGRLFAMGITPGTVVEVTACCGGPVCLRARGACLSIGHGLAQKVMGRLAEDCVQAA
- a CDS encoding molybdate ABC transporter permease subunit, which translates into the protein MTPEAIVAALSDPGVLFPIRLTLWVMAVAIPVFFVLGVPLGYLLGRGHSRAVALLDFLVSLPLVLPPMAVGFFMLLLLGRKGFIGAPLQHFFGVEIIFSFPGLALAAITSGIPLMVRPVQAAVRGDLVRLVELSSVLGKGPVTTFVRVVLPHCRKSVAAGLFLATGRALGEVGVSLLLGGDIVGRTNTVSLEIYNAVFTGDFFRAGLLSALLALVSLGLTYALKRTGKG
- a CDS encoding patatin-like phospholipase family protein: MIKRIVGWLLVVVCMVSLAGCGAARKRHPLIDPNAPNLSVMGMRNVRDWGDALSPMLQKSLITGARQYAAWRKANHLGPEKDLYLLALSGGGADGAFGAGVLCGWTDKGDRPEFRVVTGVSTGALSAPFAFLGEKYDPVLRKLYTNVQTKDIFFLKSIWDIIRGDSVADTGPLKKLVETYVTPEMMAELAREHARGRRLFIATTNLDAQRNVVWDIGAIASSGNPNALELIHKVMIASASIPVAFPPVYIPVEKNGETFDEMHVDGGVISQFIVYDAYLLPKEIAEDAHAMAAYNALRKHVCIIVNNKLGPVSESVRPRLAPIALRSISTLIKSQAKGSLAYSYLLTKRDGMSLDYIVIPEDFDSPNKEPFDPAAMRKTFDMGYALGKEGQGWQSLPPGYVE
- a CDS encoding C-GCAxxG-C-C family protein, yielding MSEATQTAVAHFSSGYNCSQSVLMALCAPYGLDTDAAARLATGFGVGMYRGATCGAVSGAMLALGLFGGGGGPDGAAAKAATYDRIEEFYARFRRLHGSLVCRELIGLDPSTPEGLERARREGRFQTLCLSLVRDAAEIAAAIIAEK
- the modA gene encoding molybdate ABC transporter substrate-binding protein, with the translated sequence MLRILWTCALVLLMAGQALAGPLTIAAGAGYKKLVTDLAAAYEKSSGTKPELIFGNMGQVTTQAKAGGVIDVIIGEKGFLEKSGLKFSGEAEIGHGILCMAWPKGKTFTDPKEIAKPDVKRVAMPDAKKAIYGRAATQFLAKAGLEKAVKDKLLVVATVPQVTTYVVSGEVDAGFVNRTDIMNVGDKIGGYLEVDPSLYAPIVIVAESLAGSPNPDGAKSFSAFLATDAAKAIAKKHGM